A window of Acinonyx jubatus isolate Ajub_Pintada_27869175 chromosome B2, VMU_Ajub_asm_v1.0, whole genome shotgun sequence genomic DNA:
atttttctataggcactgaatttcttattttaagacACAATTTGATTTGGGAAGGTTCATTTAGTTGATCATATGAAACTCTTCTGACAAAGTgaatatgaacaaaataaacaaatttttgaaattttataactttaaatatttgccATATTGTAAAGAATAATCCAAAACAAACTTAGCAAaagcatgttttcttttaagtaaaggtaataaatattttgaaaggagtaagatatttaataatattctatttcCAATAATTAGAGCTCTGAGAAATACGTGTGTTAAGAAATACATAATGGATGGATTTACTACTCTGGATTAAACACAACAGGTGGAATTGTAACGTGTTTACTAAATGGTAAACTGGTACTCCAGAAGTGGTTTAATAAAATCCTCCCaagggcacccggatggctcagtcagtggagtatggactcaacttcagctcaggtcatgatcgcagggctgtgggatcaagccctgtgtcaggctctgtgctgagcatggagcctgcttgggattctccctctctccctttgcccccaaccccattcatgctctctctctaaaataaaaataagataaaataaaaatgaaaataaaacaaaatcctcccaaaaagtaagaagagaaagagatccATAGTTGACCGGCAacttaaaagcttatttatatCCCTagataaagctgagaaaaaataCTGCACACAAGGCTCTGAGATGGCTCCTTGAGGGGATTTAATACATTTATAGAGTATCTCATGGTACTTGGCCTACAGGTACCCAAATAGATGTTTGTTAAATGTGTAAATGATACagtaataaatgaatacattaattaTAAGAAACTATCACTCAGGTGTCTGTCTACAGTGCCCATTACAATCTCTTAACAAAAAGCTGGGAGTTTAAGTTCTAaggctcttctttctctctctctcacatcagGAGTAAGGAAGagccaggggcgtctgggtggctcagtcagttaagcatccgacttcggctcaggtcatgatctcagggttcaagtcccacattggggtctgtgctgatagctcagagcctggagcctgctttggattctgtgactcccccccctctctgccctcccctgcttgcactctctctctctctctctctctctctccctcaaaaataaataaacattaaaaaaaaaaaagggagtaagGAAGAGCCTTCCACTATAAAAGCTGAGCTCTGctctagaaggaaagaaaatcaccaCTCTAAAGGTTACAATTGACGCCTTGGATAAGTAGTACTACTTGTCATGTTATTTGAGATCTCTTAGGCAGTGGAGCACAATGCCGGGTTTTTCTTCGTAGCCTCATCTCTAGACAGCTGGAAGAGACGGAAGGGAAACACCCAGGCAACACACGGACGAGGTTCTGCTGGTTCAGACCTCAGCCCTCAACAGGGTATTTTGTCCGCAGAAATCAAATGTCCGTTAAAATCAGATTttgaaaggtaaaagaaaaaagagattatGAAGGAGATATGAAGAAATTATTAGAGACATATTAttaaagaggcagaagagagaaataagggcATGAGTCAGTAAGGTGTGAAAGCAAATGTTATCGCACCCTTCAAATACACGCGtgagcacacacatgcaaattCTGGGCACAAAATAATAAGTTTACATATTCCTTCACTCTCACTTTTCAAACCTGTAGAGAAATGAAATGTATCCCAGTCTCATTATTCTTCACATTTTCAGGACTATCAAAATCACACCTGGCATGACAGGATCCAAAAATTCACCTGTGTGAAGATGGCTGTGTTCAAACTCCACATTGAACACATTAGCTTCTAAAAATACACAGGTTGGTTTaagatttaaagggaaaaaagtagGTTACACTTGTACCCATACAAGTCTGCATGACTCAGAGTTTAATAATAGGATACATAAGATGTCACCCTTAGGTCACCGATTCTAGGGTGACTATAGTAGACTGTCATTTTAAGACATCACCATCTAACAGCTGCTTTGTTCACAATCTGTAGAAGAAATATGTTGCTTGTCTCTATTAATACTCATCTGACAGGTGTGTACATTCCAACTCACATGCACCTGCCAGTTGGGAGCTCTTTGAAGCAGAGTGATGAAAGCCACAACAGCTGTTACCTTTAGACAGTCCTTAGCATACCCAATGCTCTCTTTATCTAAAGTGCTAAATAGTAACACTtcatattataataaattttactGTCTGAAACCAAAACCATGAAGGAAAGATATCAACGGAGGATTTCTGAAATAAGTGCAATATCGTTCTCTGAAACAAAAGAAGGCAACAATCTTGCCTCCTAGGAAGATGTGGTAGAGGCCAAACCAGCTGAGGAGGTTAACATTTACAATGGCTCAGTGACCTGCAGACATCCCCGGACTGTGTGCTTTAGCCATGGTCAGACATGCATACATAGGTCACTGGGAAATGCTTCTAAAATGTATGTATCAACGACTTATGGACCCAGGCAACATACACTAGTGTAACTTCCACTGTATCTGTCATGTGTTCTACAGCCCTTAAGCCAACACCTATGCAGTGGCAAAGATTATAATTTATCAGTTCAACCCTTCACCATGGCAATTGAAAATTGGGTGGTACACACTGAACTGTAAAGTCATTCCACTAAGAGGGGCTCCCCGCAGCCCCAGTCATGGTGATGACTGGAGAAGAATATTAtgtttcaagaaataaaactattatttagAAAGTACAGTATGCAGGTATTTAAGTCATGGCTTAATCTGCTTTCTCTGTACTGAAATAATGACCACAACTACTCATCCGCCTTCATTACACATGCAGTCCAGGGCATTAATGGAAATAAGACTTACCATCTAAAAATCCTTGTTCCCACCTTCCAAGTTCATACCTTCTTTCAAAGAACTCAGCCTCCCTTTTTAGAAGAACATTAATTTAACCAGGCAATATTCCAACTCACatttagtatgtatttttaatgtgtgtataaaatgcttaatagaaaatcacctttattttcttaagtgatgTCAAATAATGCACTATTTGACACAAActcaaaaacaagtgaaaaatatcactagtaactttttatttcaaatgcatcattttattttaaaaggtcttAAGAGCCCTGCAAATTCGGGTTTAACAGATTTTACTCTGTCAAACCCATGAAAgcttataaaatgagaaagaaagcacTCAGTGTGCCCTTTTGATCTAGCTCAGTAAGGCAACAAAATAACTCTGCAGTTTGATTTGGTTTTGCTTCAGAACTGGCATGTCATTACAGGTCACGGTCtgcaattctatttcattgatgaggaaattaaggcatagagaggttaagtgacatgGAAACATAGACCCTTTGAATAGAAATGACCTTAGAATTAACACAGACCAGAAATATTACAACCACAAGCCTGTATGTATTTTTATCCAATTGGTAAAAAATTCCATTTGCATAGAAGCTAAAAGTTCatctaaaaaatctttaattctaACTTTCATAGCAAACTTAGTAAACCTGttatttttgtctgctttaaGACTTTGTCTTTTGCCTTTAACTTGAAGCTCACAGTAGAATTTAGCACGCAAGTAGAATACCACTTTCTGGCAATGGTTACTGAGGGTAATCTCATCCTCTCTTGGTCACTCAGCTCTTCAAAAATTTGGTAACTATTAGCTGAGCCTCTACCATATGTCCAACAGTATTCTAGGTGCtaaagacacagcatgaacacACCATGGGACAATTCCTGTCTTCGTGGAAACAAATTACATAAGTATAAGAGAGTGGGGTGAGGCTAAACTTGAAAAAGAGTGGTCAGTGAAGGCCATTTGGATGGCATTTGCATACAGATCTGAAAGAGAGGAGTGAGAGGAGTAGGCAAGCAAAGGGAATGGTATCTAGGGGGCTattccaggcaaaaggaacaACATATGCAAAAGCCCTGGGGTAGAAGCTTGCCTGGCCTGCGGGACTCATTTTtcctgtttaatattttaaataaagtaggcTTTTCTTTACTGAAAGGTCTGTCCAATACTTTGGAAGAAAATCAGGGACATACATAACACCCATAATTACTGCAAACAAGTTTCAGATACTATGTCACTTGAGAGAAGTTTCTAGTGTTTGTGTATTATGACACTGCGCTCACCCTGCCACCCTTCCACTCcccattccttctcttctccattaCAGATCAAAATATTGACTGCCTACAACAAACTTAtggagatttatatatatatacatatacatatatatatatatatatatatatatatatatatatatatacatacacacgtataTGTATGCTTTGGGAAAAGGGCCCACCTTAAGAAAATCAAACTAATGCAGAATACCTCAACCCACACCAGCTACCCTCCTTGAACTTCTAAACCCACAGCATCTGTATCCAGCCTTTAAGTATACCTGGTATTGTTACTCTGTTTACATCTCATTATATGCTACCGTGTATTGCTCTTGCATACACATCTGCTCTCACAGTGACTCCCTTGGAGCAGGGCCCATATTTGGGGAATGTCTGAATCCCACCACAGGGATCTGCACATGGATGGCACCAATATCTGTTTGCCGATGATGTCATAGAAACTACCACATGAGAGCAGACATTCCTCCTGTTTTAAGTATCTGTTTGTGGATACAGCATAAAAGAGACATCAGTCTCTTGCAGGCGTTTGGATAATCTCAACCATCTTGGCTAACTTACTGTTTGTGTAACATTCCATTCTGTTTAAGTTTCCCTTTGCATTTTTCGGTTGGGCACAGTACACACTTTCAGTCTAGACACCAGCATGGATTAGCCACAAAACACACAGGAACCACACTGTGTGGAATCCTGTTCGGTTCACTTCAGCCAATGTTATTAAACACTATTACTGGAAAGGGACTCAGCATAAAACTATCAAACACAAGGACTACAAGACATTGCCCATACAGTCTGGcaaaacaaacagacacataAGGAACTTCAGTGCCTGCAAGGCACACAGAAGTATTTTGAAAGTATATAAGCAGCGGCCCGGAAGGTGAGGAAAGGCTTCCCAAAAAGAGTTGGCACCTGAACAGCCAAGGGTTTTGAAAGATGAATAGGCCTAGGACAATCAGACATGGGATCAAAGGGCATTCCAGATTGTGCAAAACACTGGCAGAAACATAACAGCTTGAAAACTACTGGAAGAACTCATTCACCATCAGTGAAGGAAAGCTGGTCTATTGCACGCTTAAgctttccaagaaaaaaaacaagctttcAAATAAGGAGCGGAGGAAGAAAGTTTCACCACTGCTTGTTTTGTTAAGCCTCTTAGCCTCGCTTTCCtttgttttggtctgttttgttccctcttaaagaaataaagtactgtGCTGGCATAAAACTTCAGTGAGGAAAAGTACTTCAACTTTACTGTGGAATAAGAAAAATGCTAAGTGGGCATGGGccaaggaatgaataaatgaatgaatgaatgaataaatgaatgaaaaaataaataaaacttttctggAATACATAAATGGAGCACAATTAAAAATTCAGGCATCATGGACCTGAAATACTAATTCCAACAATTCCAACGTTTCTCTTCACCAACTTAATACATACTTACAGTGTTTTGTGCCCACTATTTGTTAGTTTCGGGGATACTAGGCCTATGAGGCACTTTCATTGTCCTCCTTTTTGAGCGAGCTCTGGCTTGCAATTTAGTAAAAGAAATAAGCAGAGGACAATTCACTGTAGCCTGTTCCCTCCACGGTTGCCAACTTAAAGCCTGAAACTCCTGCAGAGTTAAATTCCAGTCAAGTTAGCCGTGAGGTCAAACACACTTCAATAATAATTACACCGACAACAACTGAGATGTGAGAAACTGACAGAGGTCGTTGGTAGAATTGTCTCATCACCTCTTCCTGTGAACCCGGAGTTCGCGGAGTTGGCGAGCTGGTGGAGGACCGCCTAGCCAGGGGCCTGAACACAAGAGGGGACAGAGTGGGGGTAGAGTTACCTGGGAGCTCAGGTAGACTTTGAGGCACTCCTCGCACACGGCCTTCTTGCAGCAGGGCAAGGGCTTGATGGGCTTGTCTTCCAGGCACACCCGGCACATCAGCACCATGAGGGGCACATAGGGATCCCCTACCCCACCCAGGTCAGAGTAGGGTGGAGCTCCCAACAGGCTGGGCACGGAGAATGGCTCGGGCGCCAGGTAGAACTCCAGCTCGATGCTGCCGCCGTCGGGGGACAAGGGGTCCGTCGGGAGGGACAGccgggggctggggaaggaggtgggggtgctGGGAACGTTCGTCACCGGCGGAGCCCGAGGTGAAGATGCGGGTGGCGAGGGCTGCTCCGCGGTGGGGGCCTCGGGCAGGTCGTTCTCCACGCAGAACACGGAGCAGAAGACTTGTCTCTTGGCGGGGATTGGGCGCCGCTGACCCAGCACGTCCAAGACCAGTTCGTCCGCGGCCCCGACGCGGGTCCTGGGCTCCGGCTCTTCGCCCTGGGGCACGTCCTGCTGTTCATGCCCTCCCTCGTCTCGgccccctgcttcctcctcctcttccagctgCTGCTGCAAAGTCTGGGGGTTGAGGGGCCCGGTAAGTGCCAGTCCCGCGGGCTGCCCCGGCGCTCCGCTCTTCCTCCCGTCCGGGCCCCCCCGGCTCCCCGCGGGCTTTGGGGCGCTGGTGTCCGCGCAGCCCGAGTCGCTTCCGCAGCCACCGCCGCTCGGCTCGGCGGAGGCGGCGCGCGGCCCCGGTGCCCCGGCGCTGTCCCCCCGCGGCCTCGGGGGCTCGGGGTGGCCCGTGGCGCCGCCGGCGGGGGCCCGCGCCTCCTGCGGCCCGCCGCCGCTCACCGTGCTCTGCTCCTCGCCCATCGCCGCCCGCGGCCCGCGCCGCCGCTGCCCATCCAGCAGCCGGGACCCCCACCCGGCGCCGGCGGGCAGCGGGGGCAGCGGCTCGGCTCGACTCGCGGCTCCGCTTCTGCTTCCGGGTCCCTCCTCCGGGGCTGGGACGCCCCGAGCTCCCTCCGGGGAGCCCGTGCTCCCGGGCCGCGGCAGGCAGGGAGCCCGGCCCGCTCCGccgctcctcctcctcgtcctccggCGCGGCCGGGGACCGCCTCGGGGGCGCTGAGGGCCGCTCGCTCCGGGCGCGGGAGCGCCCGCCCCTCATGCAGGTCGGGGCGGTGCCCCGGGGCCCCCGCGAGCCCCCGGGCGGGGCAGAgggtccgggggtggggggggttggggggggtgagGAGGCGGCCGTCAGTCCCGCGCCATCGCGGGTCCCCGCTCCGGGCCGCGCGGGACGGGCGGCTGGAGGGCGGTGGTCGGAGCGTCCAGGGGCCTGTGGCGCCGCCGCGGCGCGCCCCGGGAGGTGCAGCGGGAGCGCGAGCGAGCCGCCGCGGCCCCTGGGGGAGAGGCCAGCGCGGGCGACCTCCCTCTGCTCCGGCTTCACCTAGAGCCCTCCTCGCTGCCCCGCACCCCACCCTTCTGGCGCACACCTCcccacacgtacacacacgcgCAGGCACCCGCGCGCTCACTCACACGCACACCCCGAGTGGGTGTGATCTAAGCGCCGAGATGCTCTCTCGCGGCCAGAGTTCACACTCGGCCTCAACAAGCAGGCAGGCTGCCCTTCGGGCTACGCAGGAGATAGAACTTCCTACGGAATCACCGTATACTCAGAGCAGAAACTAGAGAACACTGGCTACTTAGGGTTTTGGTTTCTCTTGGGCCCGTCCAATTCGAAATCCTCCAAAGAGGGAGTTCAGAGAAATAACGCTAGGGTTTATACGTTCAAAATGCTGCATGCACTaactctgctttctgtctgtgGCGGTCGGAAAGATCTTTGAAACCCACAAGGAAGCCAAAAGTGCTTTTAACCTACTCCTCCAACTGGAATCCTTATGAGAGCTGACAAATAACTGATTTAAGCATtatccctctttcctcctcttcagtGTTCTCTTACGAACTTTTGTTAACCCTTTAAATATTCCAGACTAGGTAGCACAAGGTAGTAAAATGGCCTGGCCTAATTAATAAACTGGCTCATTGATGGGAATCGGGAGGAGTTCGTTACATTAGCATAACCGTATTTATCTCCAAAAGGGTTTCAAAGACAACAATTACTTTTGAGCCAGTACTTAATTATGTGTTGatctatctttattttacaggaaGTATTAGTCACCCAGGCTGGTGTGTTTTAGTTCCCTAAAgccaatgaaaacattttggggaAGCCAGCCCTTGTTTTTTCGTCTTGAGAAGGAATTCAGTTTACACATCCATGTAATACGAAAGAGTTGTGAAGTGTGTAGCATTTGTCTTGAAGTTGTTATTGGTTTGTTCTGAAATATTTCCCAAACCAGTTACAAATGCGAGAAAGGCTACTGATCATGCAATACCAAGAAAACAGTGCAACACCAAAGCACATTCCTATCCTTTGTGTCTGATGCTCAGTTGCACCCTAGCGGGATGAACCCAATCAATCAGTCGAAATGCCACCTCATTTATCAGTCTGACCCAAGAACGAAGAATTCTTACTTGGAAGAATAAATgctattcaataatttttttttccttccattttggaTAGTTTCCTGTTAACTACTGTCTCCTCCAAATGATACCTCTCGTGTTTGTTGTTCTAAGGGCTGGGATAAGAAGATACATGTGTGTGCCTTTTGTGTATGCCATCTGATAACTATTGCTCTATTCTTTCAAAAGAGATACAAAAGTAATCTGTATTATCCAGGTGACAACAGGCTAAACGTAAGACCGGAGTAACAATAATGAATACAAAAAGTGTAACTCCAGAGTGTCTATAGGAATCAAACACCTTAAGGTCTTCCCATAGTTTTGGGACTCCTTCCCCCATACATATTTGTCATGGGAGTTCCAAGAACTAGTTCTTGCAGTCCCCACCACCTTGTTCCTTATCCCTTAGGCTTTAGTTCACTGGAGATGGCTCTCCTTGCCACTGAACCAACTAGAAATCACTGCTGGAAATCCTGAAGGCTTCCCCAAACACGCAGCCCTTCTTGCCATGACTTCATTTCCATGGGATTCATCCATCTTTGTGAGAATAAAATAGATCCATGGCATGTCATACCTCCTCCCTCCAGACAGACTCAGACTTGCCTGAATCCTGGGCTCAGCCTCCCTGGTGTTCAATCTGGGACACTGGCAGCATGGAAATGAGTTAAAATGCGAAGTTAAAATTCTGGTCAGACCATCAATTTCCCCTGAAATGAAATGCATGAAGCACCTATAATGATTGTGCTGACAggattcacttttttaaaaggattGGTTGAAAACATAGTCACCATAACATAAATTTCACTCATCTACCACAAGCTTAATATTCTTGTAACTCAGGCCATctgccccgcatcaggctgtgtacAGTTGTTAGTACAACATAAACACTGCCACTGCCACTTTTATCTCTCAATACTTTCTAATCTGCAATGAGCTGTGCACCTTCCCTAAAACCAAGACTAGCATTAGAAGACTATGTCAAGTGTGAGAACTGACATAGTCAGCTGCTTTAGGTcgttattaaacattatttttttattacctaCTTTTATTATCCTGGCCTTTCAACAtgacttgaaaatttttattcagaTATTAATTCAAACATAAAAAAGCTTAGATTTATTAACTTATTAGAAAGATGTTGCGAGATGGCAGAAGAGCTGTGCATcattttaagtttacatattGAGGGTAAAACATCATTTCTTCTTGCCTGTTGTGGAAAAGAAATGCGTAACATTTAAATACCGTAAGATAATTATCCAGGGAATACCTGACTTGTTTTTTCTCCTGTCTTTCAACTATCCAAACAAAATTTTTCAAACAAATTCATTTCCTGAAGAGGAATAAACAGGATGGAATGGTCTACTAGGTCTGCTTCTGAAAGACACAGTTGAATGTTGGTCCTCACTTTCCTGTTCTGTCCTCTTCACCCGTGGAGGAAGAGAACGTGGATTCATTAAGGAAAAGggcatcaagaagaaaagaatgggacacaattgtttccctttcttttgccACCCTAAAGTCCCTAAATCCAAATAGTAGGCTTTTGTaagatgaagttaaaaataaaacaaaacagtacatTCCTTCCgcttataaaataaaagtctaaatGTTTGGAATATAGaggaaaccaagaagaaaaaggaggacaaGGTGgggtgggaaaaggaagaaaaggaggaaagtatgaaggaaggaaggaaggagggaaggaagacatGAGACGAAGAACTTCAGCCAATACTCACTACCCCAAATAACTACTTTAACATATTGAGATATTTCATTCTAGTGTTTGCAtctgtgtgtataaaaatatactaGACAGTATactctcttttcctgcttttttttctgcttttttttaaaacttagtaatATATCCTGAATAGTTTCCATATAATTAAAACATGTGTACATCATTATGATTCG
This region includes:
- the RNF217 gene encoding E3 ubiquitin-protein ligase RNF217 isoform X1 — protein: MGEEQSTVSGGGPQEARAPAGGATGHPEPPRPRGDSAGAPGPRAASAEPSGGGCGSDSGCADTSAPKPAGSRGGPDGRKSGAPGQPAGLALTGPLNPQTLQQQLEEEEEAGGRDEGGHEQQDVPQGEEPEPRTRVGAADELVLDVLGQRRPIPAKRQVFCSVFCVENDLPEAPTAEQPSPPASSPRAPPVTNVPSTPTSFPSPRLSLPTDPLSPDGGSIELEFYLAPEPFSVPSLLGAPPYSDLGGVGDPYVPLMVLMCRVCLEDKPIKPLPCCKKAVCEECLKVYLSSQVQLGQVEIKCPITECFEFLEERTITYNLTHEDSIKYKYFLELGRIDSSTKPCPQCKHFTTFKKKGHIPTPSRSESKYKIQCPTCQFVWCFKCHSPWHEGVNCKEYKKGDKLLRHWASEIEHGQRNAQKCPKCKIHIQRTEGCDHMTCSQCNTNFCYRCGERYRQLRFFGDHTSNLSIFGCKYRYLPERPHLRRLVRGSVCAGKLFVAPLILVLGLALGAIAVVIGLFVFPIYCLCKKQRKRSRTGMHW
- the RNF217 gene encoding E3 ubiquitin-protein ligase RNF217 isoform X2, which codes for MGEEQSTVSGGGPQEARAPAGGATGHPEPPRPRGDSAGAPGPRAASAEPSGGGCGSDSGCADTSAPKPAGSRGGPDGRKSGAPGQPAGLALTGPLNPQTLQQQLEEEEEAGGRDEGGHEQQDVPQGEEPEPRTRVGAADELVLDVLGQRRPIPAKRQVFCSVFCVENDLPEAPTAEQPSPPASSPRAPPVTNVPSTPTSFPSPRLSLPTDPLSPDGGSIELEFYLAPEPFSVPSLLGAPPYSDLGGVGDPYVPLMVLMCRVCLEDKPIKPLPCCKKAVCEECLKVYLSSQIQCPTCQFVWCFKCHSPWHEGVNCKEYKKGDKLLRHWASEIEHGQRNAQKCPKCKIHIQRTEGCDHMTCSQCNTNFCYRCGERYRQLRFFGDHTSNLSIFGCKYRYLPERPHLRRLVRGSVCAGKLFVAPLILVLGLALGAIAVVIGLFVFPIYCLCKKQRKRSRTGMHW